In Treponema denticola, one genomic interval encodes:
- the flgD gene encoding flagellar hook assembly protein FlgD: MQVNNVNNSMINTALEQAEMMKGFKSEMSPEEKALLGMQVDTLNKQNFAETRVPKQQLGKDDFLQLLIAQLTHQDPTSPMEDTQFIGQMAQFSSLEQMTNMNKNFAALNELMTGSSAVNAVGKKVDLDLGSSQVSGYISAATRGINPEVMVNGNWYNWSAVKTVYAENN, encoded by the coding sequence ATGCAGGTAAACAATGTTAATAACAGTATGATAAATACCGCTCTTGAACAGGCGGAAATGATGAAGGGTTTTAAATCCGAGATGAGTCCTGAAGAAAAAGCTCTTTTAGGTATGCAGGTTGACACCTTAAATAAGCAGAATTTTGCAGAAACAAGGGTTCCGAAACAGCAGCTTGGAAAAGACGATTTTCTTCAGCTTTTAATTGCCCAGCTAACCCATCAAGATCCTACATCTCCGATGGAAGACACTCAATTTATAGGGCAAATGGCTCAATTTTCATCCCTTGAGCAGATGACCAATATGAACAAAAACTTTGCAGCCTTAAATGAGCTTATGACAGGCTCATCGGCAGTAAATGCCGTCGGCAAAAAAGTTGACTTAGACCTAGGGTCTTCACAGGTTTCCGGTTATATTTCAGCGGCAACACGCGGTATAAATCCGGAAGTTATGGTAAACGGAAACTGGTATAACTGGTCAGCCGTTAAAACAGTTTATGCAGAAAACAATTAG